Proteins from one Halovivax limisalsi genomic window:
- a CDS encoding cyclase family protein, producing MFRDLTQPLDASVRPYPGDPPVEIEPAATMDSDGYRVSELHCATHSGTHVDAPSHTEAEGNTLSDYPVERFVFDARLVDCSGYDDREPIGPDALPTDDEGELLVIRTGWDAYWGTDRYLDHPYLAPDAAERCRTAGWSIGLDTLSPDPTPTDAARPDEPAGDPAHHALLGDDLFVVENLTNLAGLDRFELFAVPLPISGGDGSPVRAFARVD from the coding sequence ATGTTCCGAGATCTCACCCAGCCGCTCGACGCCAGCGTGCGGCCGTATCCCGGCGATCCCCCGGTCGAGATCGAGCCGGCGGCCACGATGGATTCGGACGGCTATCGCGTCTCAGAGCTTCACTGCGCAACCCACAGCGGGACGCACGTCGACGCGCCGAGTCACACCGAAGCCGAGGGCAATACCCTCTCCGACTATCCCGTCGAACGCTTCGTCTTCGACGCCAGGCTGGTCGATTGCTCCGGCTACGACGATCGCGAACCGATCGGTCCCGACGCGCTCCCGACCGACGACGAGGGAGAGCTGCTGGTCATTCGAACCGGCTGGGACGCCTACTGGGGAACCGACCGCTACCTCGATCACCCGTACCTGGCGCCGGACGCGGCCGAGCGCTGCCGGACGGCCGGCTGGTCGATCGGGTTGGACACGCTGAGTCCCGATCCGACCCCCACAGACGCAGCGCGGCCGGACGAGCCCGCCGGGGACCCCGCCCACCACGCGCTCCTCGGCGACGACCTGTTCGTCGTCGAGAACCTGACGAACCTCGCCGGGCTCGACCGGTTCGAACTGTTTGCCGTCCCGCTCCCGATTTCGGGCGGGGACGGGTCGCCGGTACGGGCGTTTGCACGGGTGGATTGA
- a CDS encoding lactate utilization protein, with protein MSQQKSDYAPDTEIDASLDELPTDEAIGRAVENLESNGFDVVVVDSAAEALETIQSHVPAGASVMNGHSTTLEEIEFMTYLSEGDHEWESLPDEIWSIEDDAERQAARREAQTADYFLGGINAIAETGELVAADRSGSRIGAYPFAASNLVIVSGVNKIVPTLDDALDRLESVAYPLENERAKEAYGVDSAIAKQLIFRQELEEGRTTVVLVREQLGY; from the coding sequence ATGTCTCAGCAGAAATCCGACTACGCGCCCGACACGGAGATCGACGCATCGCTCGACGAGCTGCCGACCGACGAGGCCATCGGTCGGGCCGTCGAGAACCTCGAATCGAACGGCTTCGACGTCGTGGTCGTCGACTCGGCCGCCGAAGCCCTGGAGACGATCCAGTCACACGTTCCCGCCGGCGCGTCCGTGATGAACGGCCACTCCACGACGCTCGAAGAGATCGAATTTATGACGTACCTCTCCGAGGGCGACCACGAGTGGGAGAGTCTCCCTGACGAGATCTGGAGCATCGAGGACGACGCCGAGCGCCAGGCCGCCCGCCGCGAGGCACAGACGGCCGACTACTTCCTCGGCGGTATCAACGCCATCGCGGAGACGGGCGAACTCGTCGCCGCCGACCGTTCGGGCAGTCGAATCGGCGCGTATCCATTCGCCGCAAGTAACCTCGTCATCGTCAGCGGCGTCAACAAGATCGTCCCGACGCTGGACGATGCCCTCGACCGGCTGGAATCGGTCGCCTACCCGCTCGAAAACGAACGCGCCAAGGAGGCCTACGGTGTCGACTCCGCGATCGCGAAACAGCTCATCTTCCGGCAGGAACTCGAAGAGGGTCGGACGACTGTGGTGTTGGTTCGCGAGCAGTTGGGCTACTGA
- a CDS encoding phosphotransferase family protein yields MFAQSALRDALAAVSDGPVEVATIAPIEAGTNRAYRLRLADETDRVLKVGTRFPDAFPAEPETMALVRRVTTLPVPRVYGTGTEPLGYPFTVYEYVPGTDHRWVGELPTRAADRLCREAGAHLRELHRIRFERFGALGMADEAEDGLSVVDPAPPRTVLRRSLDRQLAELRETPFADRVSALDALGADLIDRIDTERVEPTLVHGDYRLENLCIDPAADRITTAVLDWERPTSFDPLWDAVMASALLADGYRLDPEARRSLRGAFWDAYGDGADGTPRRRCYELLARIRLARHLDTEMRGEPDAAVTERSAEHEAAFEAMLESH; encoded by the coding sequence GTGTTCGCGCAGTCCGCCCTTCGCGACGCCCTCGCCGCCGTCTCCGACGGCCCCGTCGAGGTGGCCACGATCGCCCCGATCGAGGCGGGGACCAATCGCGCCTACCGCCTCCGGCTCGCGGACGAAACGGACCGCGTTCTCAAGGTCGGGACGCGGTTTCCCGACGCGTTTCCGGCGGAGCCGGAGACGATGGCGCTCGTCCGCCGCGTGACGACCCTCCCCGTCCCGCGAGTCTACGGAACAGGCACCGAGCCGCTCGGCTACCCGTTCACCGTCTACGAGTACGTGCCCGGCACCGACCACCGGTGGGTCGGCGAGCTCCCGACGCGAGCGGCCGATCGGCTCTGTCGCGAAGCCGGCGCGCACCTCCGCGAACTTCACCGCATCCGGTTCGAGCGGTTCGGCGCGCTCGGCATGGCGGACGAGGCGGAAGACGGACTTTCCGTCGTCGATCCGGCGCCGCCGCGGACGGTCCTTCGGCGTTCGCTCGATCGCCAGCTCGCCGAGTTGCGGGAGACGCCGTTCGCCGATCGGGTCAGCGCGCTCGACGCGCTCGGCGCCGACCTGATCGACCGAATCGACACCGAGCGCGTCGAACCGACGCTCGTCCACGGCGACTACCGGCTCGAGAACCTCTGTATCGATCCGGCGGCCGACCGGATCACGACCGCGGTGCTCGACTGGGAGCGGCCGACGTCGTTCGACCCGCTCTGGGACGCCGTGATGGCGAGTGCGCTGCTGGCGGACGGTTATCGACTCGATCCGGAGGCCCGGCGTTCTCTACGCGGCGCGTTCTGGGACGCGTACGGGGACGGCGCCGACGGGACGCCGCGGCGCCGGTGCTACGAACTCCTCGCGAGGATCCGACTGGCCCGCCACCTCGACACCGAGATGCGCGGCGAGCCCGACGCGGCGGTGACCGAGCGAAGCGCCGAGCACGAGGCGGCTTTCGAGGCGATGCTCGAGAGCCACTAG
- a CDS encoding AbrB/MazE/SpoVT family DNA-binding domain-containing protein, producing the protein MATSESPEETAVSERGMVTIPAEIRRDLDIGPGDKLRWDIDSSGELTVEVIRQREGVFDDFEPADVGETDAVSVEDEFGAN; encoded by the coding sequence ATGGCGACGTCGGAATCTCCGGAGGAGACGGCCGTGAGTGAACGGGGAATGGTGACGATTCCGGCCGAGATCCGTCGCGATCTCGATATCGGGCCGGGTGATAAGCTCCGGTGGGACATCGATTCGTCCGGTGAGTTAACCGTCGAGGTTATTCGACAGCGAGAAGGGGTTTTCGATGACTTCGAACCGGCTGACGTCGGTGAAACGGACGCCGTTTCCGTCGAGGACGAATTCGGGGCGAATTGA
- a CDS encoding SDR family NAD(P)-dependent oxidoreductase has protein sequence MRGVDGKTALVSGAASGIGRAAAKRFAEESASVVAVDIDEEGGEETVSQIESDGGEVTFVETDVTDRDDVAAAVETAVDTYGGLDVAFNNAGIEGEQVGFGDQSDDNWERVVDINLTGVFYAMREEIPAMLESDGGGAIINTASIAGILGFPNLSPYVASKHGVVGLTRSAAVEFAAEDIRVNAVLPGVIDTPMVQRSGEADPESTERTIAAIPAQRLGEPEEIASTVVWLGSEDASYVTGQPITVDGGYSVQ, from the coding sequence ATGAGAGGCGTCGACGGCAAGACCGCCCTGGTTTCCGGGGCGGCGTCGGGAATCGGCCGCGCTGCCGCGAAGCGATTCGCCGAGGAAAGCGCGAGCGTCGTCGCCGTCGATATCGACGAGGAGGGCGGCGAGGAGACAGTCTCGCAGATCGAATCCGACGGCGGCGAGGTCACCTTCGTCGAGACGGACGTCACCGATCGGGACGACGTCGCGGCGGCGGTCGAGACCGCCGTCGACACCTACGGGGGGCTCGACGTCGCGTTCAACAACGCCGGTATCGAGGGCGAGCAGGTGGGATTCGGCGACCAGAGCGACGACAACTGGGAGCGCGTGGTCGACATCAACCTGACCGGCGTCTTCTACGCCATGCGCGAGGAGATCCCGGCGATGCTCGAGAGCGACGGTGGCGGCGCTATCATCAACACCGCCTCCATCGCCGGCATCCTGGGCTTCCCGAACTTGAGCCCCTACGTCGCGAGCAAGCACGGCGTCGTCGGCCTGACGCGGTCGGCCGCCGTCGAATTCGCCGCGGAGGATATCCGGGTCAACGCGGTCCTGCCGGGCGTCATCGACACGCCGATGGTCCAGCGTTCGGGCGAAGCCGATCCCGAGTCGACGGAGCGGACGATCGCGGCGATCCCCGCCCAGCGACTCGGTGAACCCGAGGAGATCGCCTCGACGGTCGTCTGGCTCGGCTCCGAGGACGCCTCCTACGTCACCGGCCAGCCCATCACCGTCGACGGCGGCTACTCCGTCCAGTGA
- a CDS encoding type II toxin-antitoxin system VapC family toxin, which translates to MAVAMLDTNVLFASASARDAYHDRARELVRGIDYGELPDAIVTDYVVAEALNLVREKLGPEVANGVLERLIEGTHFEVVHTPQTDFIRAQSLFREHPQLSFVDATLAAYMHREDVQYLYSFDDDFDVVDELVRLDTATNPHR; encoded by the coding sequence ATGGCCGTCGCGATGCTCGATACGAACGTCCTGTTTGCCAGCGCTAGCGCGCGGGATGCGTACCACGACCGTGCCCGGGAACTCGTTCGTGGCATCGACTACGGCGAACTGCCGGATGCAATCGTGACGGACTACGTGGTCGCCGAAGCGCTGAACCTCGTGAGAGAGAAACTCGGTCCCGAGGTGGCGAACGGAGTACTCGAACGACTCATCGAGGGGACCCATTTCGAAGTCGTTCACACGCCACAGACGGATTTCATCCGCGCACAATCGCTATTCCGAGAGCATCCGCAACTCTCGTTCGTCGATGCGACGCTCGCCGCATACATGCACCGCGAGGACGTCCAGTACCTGTATTCCTTCGACGACGATTTCGATGTCGTCGACGAACTCGTCCGACTTGACACGGCGACCAATCCGCATCGTTGA